Proteins found in one Planococcus citri chromosome 2, ihPlaCitr1.1, whole genome shotgun sequence genomic segment:
- the LOC135834180 gene encoding somatostatin receptor type 5-like: MSTEDQFCTHVSKTIEAYYKKNISGYVDIPICLIGVFLNLFNILVFSRKNMISSANLILAHLAFVDMLDLIAYIWYSWISFSHYPHFEGKWDFEQAIVHLGCYNFVITFHFISVFLTMMLAIWRYIAVVHPFKESQWCNMKTTRNAVKASYILCILLSVPMYLSRDIKNQNTNNQTLTKLIIVLWTRKEHRKHPVATSSTHSNKRSLRSKRKQQLDRSVVIMLALVALFLVIKIPSGILNLMGSCYTGLGGIINTLANINISITFVVYYTMSRNFRITFKSLFNGNVLEKDMVFSTSNNATLH; this comes from the exons atgtcAACCGAAGACCAATTCTGTACACATGTCTCAAAAACCATCGAAGCATATTACAAGAAGAATATAAGCGGTTACGTAGATATCCCGATATGTTTGATTGGCGTATTTCTCAACCTATTCAACATCCTGGTATTCTCGAGGAAAAACATGATTTCATCTGCCAACTTGATACTAGCTCATTTAGCCTTCGTAGATATGTTGGATTTAATAGCTTACATTTGGTATTCGTGGATCTCCTTTTCGCATTATCCTCATTTCGAAGGAAAATGGGATTTCGAGCAGGCAATAGTTCATTTGGGATGCTACAATTTCGTGATCACTTTTCACTTCATATCGGTATTTTTGACGATGATGTTGGCCATATGGCGATATATAGCTGTGGTACATCCTTTCAAGGAATCCCAATGGTGTAATATGAAGACTACACGCAATGCAGTGAAGGCTAGTTACATATTATGCATTTTGCTTAGCGTGCCTATGTATTTATCGCGTGATATAAAGAACCAGAATACTAATAACCAAACGCTGACGAA ACTGATAATTGTCTTATGGACGAGAAAAGAACATAGAAAACATCCAGTCGCCACTTCAAGCACCCACAGCAACAAGAGAAGTCTCCGAAGTAAACGGAAACAGCAACTCGATAGATCAGTGGTCATAATGTTGGCGCTTGTGGCATTATTTCTGGTTATTAAAATTCCATCAGGAATACTGAATTTGATGGGTTCGTGTTATACTGGCTTGGGAGGAATAATCAACACGCTGGCAAATATCAATATATCCATCACGTTTGTTGTATACTATACGATGAGCAGAAACTTCAGAATCACATTTAAATCTTTGTTCAATGGTAACGTGCTCGAAAAAGATATGGTTTTTAGTACGAGCAATAATGCAACATTACACTAA
- the LOC135837768 gene encoding G-protein coupled receptor dmsr-1-like — protein sequence MSTTEPTCEDTILKFGVHYRDNISIYVNMPINVIGTILNTINLLVFTRKTMRSPVNLIFTHLTLVDIALLLGAFPYAWLIPQYSGGYADIGRTYPKAILYMRCYDFITTLHFISAFLTIQLAVWRYIAIAYPLKERQWCNMKATRNVLMAGYIVCVLLSIPMYLSRDIDVKAYNNNQTITYTPTYKKESTIYKISLIVNGVFFQLVPSIVLPIFSLKLIFVLLKSKKHSERPETPELFTVQNKITTTRNTNPQTDRSISVLLTVMALFLTTKIPLGIIQVIITIDHRRNYFDCYRGLLVILNTLNEFNLSVTFIVYYTMSKKFRITLKSLLNNHRNLSQESGYHLRHSRQWTKNQGCQMIGRENPFKA from the exons ATGTCAACAACAGAGCCAACTTGCGAAGACACAATACTAAAATTCGGAGTACATTACAGAGACAATATTAGTATTTATGTGAATATGCCGATAAATGTCATTGGGACGATATTAAACACGATCAATTTATTAGTATTTACAAGAAAAACGATGAGATCACCAGTGAACCTGATATTCACTCACTTGACCTTGGTAGATATAGCATTGCTCTTAGGAGCTTTTCCATATGCATGGCTAATACCTCAATACAGCGGCGGCTACGCTGATATAGGACGAACTTACCCAAAAGCAATACTATACATGCGGTGTTATGATTTTATAACCACCCTTCATTTCATATCTGCATTCCTTACCATACAGTTGGCTGTATGGAGATACATTGCAATAGCATATCCGTTGAAGGAACGCCAGTGGTGTAATATGAAAGCTACACGCAATGTATTAATGGCTGGCTACATTGTATGCGTATTGCTCAGCATACCGATGTATTTATCGAGAGATATTGATGTTAAAGCGTATAATAATAATCAAACAATCACTTATACACCCACATACAAGAAAGAATCCaccatttacaaaatttcccTCATAGTCAACGGGGTGTTCTTCCAATTAGTGCCCTCAATTGTGCTACCAATATTCAGCTTGAA attaatATTTGTcttactgaaatcaaaaaagcattCGGAACGCCCGGAAACTCCAGAACTGTTTACCGtccaaaataaaataacgaCGACCCGCAACACGAATCCACAAACAGATCGGTCAATCAGCGTATTATTGACAGTCATGGCGTTGTTTTTAACCACCAAGATTCCCTTAGGAATAATCCAAGTGATAATTACAATCGACCACAGGAGAAATTATTTCGATTGTTACAGAGGCCTGCTGGTAATTCTGAATACtttgaatgaatttaatttatCTGTAACGTTTATAGTATACTATACGATGAGTAAAAAGTTCAGAATCACATTAAAATCTCTGCTCAACAATCACCGTAATCTATCTCAAGAAAGTGGGTACCACCTTCGCCACTCGAGGCAGTGGACAAAAAACCAGGGTTGCCAAATGATAGGGAGAGAAAATCCGTTCAAagcctaa
- the LOC135837769 gene encoding RYamide receptor-like isoform X1: MEMTFTKESTCEDSRLQFGVYYTNNISVYLNVPIYIIGAIFNIFNLLVFTRQTMRSPVNLIFIHLTLADIALLVGGLPYAWLIPHYSGSYADAERTYLKAVIFIRTYDFTITAHFVSSFFTIQLAVWRYIAIAYPLKERQWCNMKTTRNVVIAGYIICVLLSIPMYITRHIDVNKASGDNQTLTYTPTYKKESIIYEISLIVNGVLYQLVPSVVLLIFSLKLIFVLLESHKHSEHPTTESFNIQNNKMSRNTNQQTDRSISILLTVVGLFLITKIPLGIVQVIITIDRRANYFDCYRGLIIILNTLNAFNLFLTFIVYYTMSKKFRITFKSLLNNYRNLSQDSATSTRGRSRFAGDSF, from the exons atggaaatgacATTCACAAAAGAATCGACTTGTGAAGACTCAAGACTGCAATTTGGAGTCTATTACACAAACAATATTAGTGTTTATCTGAATGTACCGATATACATCATTGGGGCGATTTTCAACATATTCAATTTATTAGTATTTACAAGGCAAACGATGAGATCACCAGTGAACCTGATATTCATTCACTTGACCTTGGCAGATATAGCATTGCTGGTAGGAGGTTTACCATATGCATGGCTGATACCCCATTACAGCGGCAGTTATGCTGATGCAGAACGAACTTACCTAAAAGCAGTAATATTCATACGAACTTATGATTTCACAATCACCGCTCACTTcgtatcatcattttttacgaTACAGTTGGCTGTATGGAGGTACATTGCAATTGCATATCCGTTGAAGGAACGTCAATGGTGTAATATGAAAACTACTCGCAATGTAGTGATAGCTGGTTACATTATATGCGTATTGCTCAGCATACCGATGTATATAACACGTCATATCGATGTTAATAAAGCATCCGGTGATAATCAAACACTCACTTATACACCTACGTATAAGAAAGAATCCATCATTTATGAGATTTCACTCATAGTCAACGGAGTGTTGTACCAATTAGTGCCTTCAGTAGTGCTATTAATATTTAGCTTGAA attgatTTTTGTCTTACTGGAATCACACAAGCATTCGGAACATCCGACCACAGAATCGTTCAATAtccaaaataacaaaatgaGCCGCAACACAAATCAACAAACGGATCGATCAATCAGCATATTATTGACAGTCGTAGGATTATTTTTAATCACCAAAATTCCCTTGGGAATAGTTCAAGTGATAATCACAATTGACCGCAGGGCAAACTATTTTGATTGTTACAGGGGCTTGATAATAATTCTAAATACCTTGAACGCCTTTAATTTATTCCTCACATTTATAGTATATTACACGATGAGTAAAAAGTTCAGAATCACGTTCAAATCTCTGCTCAacaattaccgtaatttatctCAAGATAGTGCCACATCCACACGAGGCAGGTCCAGGTTCGCCGGCGATAGTTTCTAG